The DNA sequence CTCGCCCCGCCCTCGACGCTGCGGCGGCTGCGCGGCCTCGGCGAGGGCATCCTCGACGCGTTCGATCTGCTGGAGAACATCCGGCCGCGCCGCCGCGTCCCCGAATCGCGGGAGACGGCCGGCCGCTCCGGCCGGGTCCTCACCCGGACGGGCCGCTGACGGGCGTGCCCGGGGCGCGCCCTGCGGCGGCGCGTCCCGCGGGCGATCAGGACGCGGACGGCCGGGCGAGACGGATGCGGGCACGGCGAGGCCCGTCCGGTGGATGAGCGATCACCGGCCGGGGGTTCCTCCGGTCCGGCCGGTCCCGTGTCATGCCCGATCCGTGCCGTGCCGCGGGCAGGGTACGGTCACGCTCCCGCCGGCACCCTGCCCATGACGGGGCGGCGGACCGGTCCAACGGTCCGCCGCGACGCGAACGGTTCGGTCCGAGCGCACACTACGCGGGTCCGGGGGCCGGCCAAGGCCCGCGGGCCGCCGCCCGGTGGCCGTCTTGCGGGGCGCTCAGCGCTCCTCGTGACGGCGGCGCCAGCGCTCCTCCATGCGCTCCATGAAACCGGGGCGGCCGGCACGACGGCCCGGCCGGCCCGCCGGCCCGGCCGGGTCGGCGGCGAATCCGTTCATGCGCTTCCAACTGGACAGGCCCCACAGCGACGTGGCGAGCATGACCACGAAGCCGCCCACCCCCAGCGCGACACCGAGCGGGGTGAGCGGTGTCACCACGCCCACCATCAACAGCACGACACCGAGCACGAACCCGATCGAGGCCTTGATCAGACGGCGCTTGTAGTGGTTGCGCGGATCAGTGGTGCGAACGGCGTTGGCCCATTTCGGGTCCTCGGCGTAGAGGGCCTGCTCGATCTGGTCGAGCAAGCGCTGCTCGTGCTCAGAGAGCGGCACGGCGCCTCCCAAGGACGGCCCCAGTACGGGGAAGACGGCAACGGACGACACGGGGTGTCCGAACCTCGCGGTCGGTTATCCCCAGAATACGAGGCTGCAGACGCAGGCGAAAGAAAACGTCCAACCCAGACCAAACCGGTGGTGACGACACGAACCCATTCCACCAAACGGGCCCGGGTGCCCCGGCCGCGGGACCCGGTTCGCATGTCACCCCCTCCCGGCGCCTGCGCGACGTCATACCTCCATTCCATCAAACGATGCGACGATCCTGCTCGTTCACCTCCGCGTCGGCCTCGTCCGGAATCGGTCGCAGCAGCGAGGCGGGCCGGACCGCGCCGCTGCCGAACCGGCGCGCCACCGCGTCCATCGCCCGCTCCGCCTCGCGCCACCCGGTCTCCCGCTCGCCCAGGGTGAGCTGGTGCGTCGCGGTCTCGGCGGGGCGCAGGTTCTCCGCGCGGACGCCGACCAGGCGCAGCCGTACCCGCTCCAGGCCCGCGGCGGCGTACAGCTCGCGGGCGGTGGCGTAGATCTCCTGGCCGACGTCGGTGGGCTCGCGCAGGGTGCGGGAGCGGGTGATGGTGGTGAAGTCGGCGCGCCGCAGCTTCACGCTCACCGTGCGGGCCACCTGGCCGGCGGCGCGCAGCCGCGCCGCGACCCGCTCGGACAGGCGCAGCAGCTCGCGCCGGATCTCGTCCGGGTCGACGATGTCGTACGGGAAGGTCTCCTCGGCGCCGATGCTCCGGTCCGGCACGTGCGGCGTCACCCGCCGCTCGTCGCGGCCCCAGGCGAGCTCGGCGAGGTGCTCGCCGACCGCGCCGAACTCGCGCCGCAGCGTGGCCACCGGCACCTGGGCGAGGTCGCCGACGGTGCGGATGCCGAGCCGGGCCAGCGCCTGCTCGGTGCGCTCCCCCACGCCCCACAGCGCCGCCACCGGGAGCGGGTGGAGGAACTCCAGGACCCGGTCGACCGGGACCACGAGCATGCCGTCGGGCTTGCACTGGCGGGAGGCGAGCTTGGCGACGAGCTTCGTGCTCGCCACCCCGACCGAGCAGGTGATGCCGTGCCGCTCGGCCACCTGTTCGCGCAGCAGCGCCGCGATCCGCGCCGGGCAGCCGAGCCTGCGGCGGGCGCCCGCGACGTCGAGGAACGCCTCGTCGGTGGAGAGCGGCTCGACCAGCGGCGTGATCGACCGGAACAGCTCCATCACGCCCCGGGAGACCTCGGCGTACTTGCGGTGGTCCGGCGGGATGATCACCGCGTCGGGGCACAGCCGCCGGGCCCGGGTCATCGGCATCGCCGAGTGCACGCCGTACCGCCGGGCCTCGTAGGTGGCGCTGAGCACCACGCCCCGCGGTCCCGCCGCGCCGACGATGACCGGCCTGCCGCGGAGCTCGGGCCGCTCCAGCAGCTCGACGCTCGCGAAGAAGGCGTCCATGTCGACGTGGAGGATCGTGCAGCCGGTGTCGTCGGCCGCGGCCCCCCAGGGAACCGCCCGTGGCGGCATCACCTGCTTGCGCGACACGGCGCCATCCTACCCGAACAGCCGTTCGACCTGCGCGAACGGCCCGCGTGTCACCCCTCGGGCACGCGGGCGAGCAGGTGGAGCTGGGTGGCGATGTCGCGCAGCGCCGGGTGGGTGGCCGCCGCCTCCTCCAGCTCGATGAGGTGGTCGGCGCCCCCGGGCACGATGTCGACGAGGCGGCTCGGCACGAGGTCGGCGAACACGCGCACGCCGTGCGTCTCGATCACGGTGAACCCGGCCGCGGTGAGGAGCGCGGTGAGGGCGTCGCGGGTGAAGCGCCGGGGCACCGGGTCGCGGTCACCCCACCGCCCGGCCGGGTCGGTGAGCGCCCGCAGCGCCTCGTCGAACCGGCCGGCGACCGCGCGGTGCAGCACCGCGGCGACCGCGTTGGCGGCGAGCACGCTGATCAAGCCGCCGGGGCGCAGCAGCCGGGCCAGCGCGGCGAGCGCGGCGGCGGGGTCCTCGACGTACTCGAGCACACTGTGGCAGAGCACGAGGTCGGCGGTGCCCGCGGGGAGCAGCTCCGCCACGTCGGCCGCGTCGCCCTGCAGGCCCCGGACGGTCACCCCGGCCTCGGCCGCCCGCCGCTCCAGGGCGGCGAGGGAGTCGGGGCTGGGGTCGACGACGGTGACCGTGTGCCCCAGCTCGGCGAGCGGGACGGCGAAGTTGCCCGTGCCGCCGCCGGCGTCGACGATGTCGAGCCGCGCGCGGCCGGTCTCGGCCACGCGATCGGCGAGGACCGCGCGCAGCGCGCTCCACACCACGGCGGTCCGTGCCGCGGGTGACGTGGCCTGCTGCCGGGTCGCGCCCTCCGTGCGCACCTTCGGTTCGCCTCCCGGTCTGGTCGGAGCCTGGTTCGGCCGGTCACGGCCAGCCTACCGTCCTCGACCGGGAGGCGGGACGGCTCACAGCGCCAGCGACGGCTTGAGCTTCATGAAGCGCGCGAGCAGGCCGTTGACGAAGTGCGGCGAGTCGTCGGTGGACAGCTCGGCGGCGAGGTGCACCCACTCGCTGATCACCACGCCGCCGGGGACGTCGTCGGCCCACAGCAGCTCGTAGGTGCCGGCGCGCAACACGTTGCGGTCGACCGCGGGCATGCGGTCGAGGGTCCATCCCTGGGCGTAGGTGGAGATCAGCTCGTCGATCCGCTCCCGGTGCCGGCAGACGCCCTCGACCAGGAACACCGTGTACTCG is a window from the Thermopolyspora flexuosa genome containing:
- a CDS encoding DUF3040 domain-containing protein, whose amino-acid sequence is MPLSEHEQRLLDQIEQALYAEDPKWANAVRTTDPRNHYKRRLIKASIGFVLGVVLLMVGVVTPLTPLGVALGVGGFVVMLATSLWGLSSWKRMNGFAADPAGPAGRPGRRAGRPGFMERMEERWRRRHEER
- a CDS encoding DNA polymerase IV, with amino-acid sequence MPPRAVPWGAAADDTGCTILHVDMDAFFASVELLERPELRGRPVIVGAAGPRGVVLSATYEARRYGVHSAMPMTRARRLCPDAVIIPPDHRKYAEVSRGVMELFRSITPLVEPLSTDEAFLDVAGARRRLGCPARIAALLREQVAERHGITCSVGVASTKLVAKLASRQCKPDGMLVVPVDRVLEFLHPLPVAALWGVGERTEQALARLGIRTVGDLAQVPVATLRREFGAVGEHLAELAWGRDERRVTPHVPDRSIGAEETFPYDIVDPDEIRRELLRLSERVAARLRAAGQVARTVSVKLRRADFTTITRSRTLREPTDVGQEIYATARELYAAAGLERVRLRLVGVRAENLRPAETATHQLTLGERETGWREAERAMDAVARRFGSGAVRPASLLRPIPDEADAEVNEQDRRIV
- a CDS encoding methyltransferase domain-containing protein yields the protein MRTEGATRQQATSPAARTAVVWSALRAVLADRVAETGRARLDIVDAGGGTGNFAVPLAELGHTVTVVDPSPDSLAALERRAAEAGVTVRGLQGDAADVAELLPAGTADLVLCHSVLEYVEDPAAALAALARLLRPGGLISVLAANAVAAVLHRAVAGRFDEALRALTDPAGRWGDRDPVPRRFTRDALTALLTAAGFTVIETHGVRVFADLVPSRLVDIVPGGADHLIELEEAAATHPALRDIATQLHLLARVPEG
- the nusB gene encoding transcription antitermination factor NusB — translated: MTARGKARRRALDILFEAEMRGEDPAQVLAERRERAQPPINEYTVFLVEGVCRHRERIDELISTYAQGWTLDRMPAVDRNVLRAGTYELLWADDVPGGVVISEWVHLAAELSTDDSPHFVNGLLARFMKLKPSLAL